TGGTGGTGGCGTACATGGTCGACGTCTCCGAGCGGGAGAACGCACAGCACCGCCTCGCCCTCCTGGAAGCGGTCCGCACGCGCGTGGGGCACCGGCTGAATGTGATGCACGTCTGCCAGGAGCTGGTGGAGGCCGTGATGCCCGCCTTCGCCGACGTCGCCGATGTCGAGGTGATCGAGGACGTCGTCCGCGGGGAAGACCCTCCCCCCTCCCCCGTCCAGCCGGACCTCCCGCTGCGCCGAGCGGCCTTCCGCGGCGACATCGGGAGTCACCCGGCCGCAGTCGTGCGCCCCTTGCCGGCCGGCACCCCCTTCTCGCACGTCCTGTCCGACCTCCGGCCCCGCCTCATCCCCCTCGAAAAGAACAGCTCATGGCAGGCCGCCGACCCCGAACGAGCCGACATCATCGAGCGATCCGGCGCCCACTCCCTGATCGTCGCGCCACTGGCGATGCACGGGCAGACTCTGGGCGTGGTCAGCTTCTACCGTGGCCGGCAGCAGGACCCCTTCGAGCAGGACGACATCACGGTGGCCTGCGCGGTGTGCGCGCACGCGGCGCTCTGCATCAACAACGCCCGCCTCTTCATGCGCGAATGGATGATCGCGTCGACCGTCCAGCGCAGGCTTCTCCCCCAGCACCCCGCCGCGCAGGCCACGGTGGAGATCGCCCCACTGCACCACGCCGACCCGCAGGGCGGCAGCGCATGGTTCGACACCATCGCCCTGCCGGGCGCGCGGACCGCGCTGATCGTCGGCAACGTGGCCGGGCAGGGCATCGCCGCCGCCGTCACCATGGGACTGCTGCGCACAGCGCTCCATACACTCGCCGCCCTGGACCTGGAGCCCGACGAACTGCTGGCCCGCCTGAGCGACACCGCAGCCCGTCTCGTCGCCGCACGCGCCTCACTGCCCCCCACCGACCCCCTCAACCGCGAACCGCTCACCGCCGGCTGCATCATCGCCATCTACGACCCGGTCGACCTCACCTGCACCATCGCCCGCTCCGGCCTCCCCGAACCGATCGTGATCCTCCCCGACGGCACCCCCGCCGACCTGTCCGTCCCCCCAGGCCCCCCGCTCGCCGAAGCGGACAACGCCCCCTTCCCCGCCACCACCGTCAGCATCTCCGAAGGAACCACGCTGGCCATGGGCACAGCCACACTCGCCGACCAGCTCCTGGCACCCAGCGGCCCCCTGCGCCCACTCCTGCACCGCACCCCCGCAACGCCCCTGCCGCACATACGCGACACCCTCGCCGACGCACTCACCCACAACCACCCCACCGGCGAGACACTCCTCCTTCTCGCCCGCACCAAAGCACTGCCCGCCGACCAGGTACTGACCTGCGACCTCCCCGCAGACCCCGAGGCCGCACCGATCGCCCGCGCCGCCACCCGCCGCCAACTGGACGCCTGGAAGGTGGACGGAGAAACAGCATTCACCACCGAACTCATCGTCAGCGAGTTCGTCGGCAACGCGGTCCGCTACGGCACCCCGCCCCTACGACTCCGCCTGCTCCACCACCAGAAGCTGACCTGCGAAGTCACCGACACCGCAGCCAGCGCCCCCCAGGTCAAACACGCCCGCACCATCGACGAGACAGGCCGAGGCCTGCACATCGTCGCCACCCTCGCCGACCAATGGGGCACCCGCTACCAGCCCCAACGAAAAACCGTCTGGGCAGAACAGCCGACGGGGGCGTCGGCGGCACCTCCATAACCCGAGTCGCCCGCAAGGAAGTAACCGCGCGGGCACGGCGCCCGGACGGCCAGGCGCCGCACCCCACTTCAAAGCTCTGTCTCGCGCGGCGTCGCCTGCTCGCCGCGGTCGCCACTACTCGACGATCAGCTCGACCGGACTGCTGCCGCGGGTCGCCTTGGAGCAGGGACAGACCTGGACCGCGCGACCGTCCCAACCGTTGGCGGTGGCAACGGCGGAGTACAGCGTGTCCATCGATACCTCGGTCAAACCCCCCATGACGTACGAAGTTGATCTGGCTCCACCGGTATGACAAGGCAGTTCAGGCCAGGGAGCCTCTTCCAACCTGATGGGTCTGCTGCACGATCGGGTGACATCTGAACTGGCTTGCCCTGTGGGGCGAGTGGGAAAGATGTCGCTGCGCCCAAGCCTGTGACGCTGTCGAAGTGGATGCGTCGCGCGGACATCGACGACGGTGTGAAACCCGTGACGAGCACGAAGGAGAACGCGGAACTGCGTGCCGCGCGTCAGCGGATCAAGCGGGGATTCACGGTGAGAGCCGCTGCTCTCAACGACGCCGGATCCCAGCCATTTTCCCCAGGTCAGCCACGGATTCGCCGTCAAATGATCGCAGCCGTCCAAGTCGAGCGGTTCGTGTCGGCAGCAGCAGCGACAGCCATGGCCATCCCCGTGGTCAGCCGCACGCGGCCGTGGTCGGCTGTCGACGATAAGGGGTGAGTCTGCGACCTGGCTCGCCTCGGTATGCGTGCCTCGTGGATCCGTTCCCGATCACGTACATGGATGAGCCGATTCCCTCGGAAGACCGCAGGAAAGCGCCGGGCCTGGCAGACTGTGCGCCACCTGGGGGGATTGTCGTGCCGGATGAGCTGACCGTCTGCCGGATACTCGGGGACCAGCCGTTCGCCGAGATCGGCCGGCCCGTGTGGGCGGTGACCGACGAGCGTCACGGCTGTGTCATCGCGGCCGGTGACCTCGGGCACGTCATGTGGCGCGGTACGGGCCACTGGCTCGGCTACCGGATAGGCGTGTACGAGGCCGGCACGCTCCGTCCGCGCCACGTCGTCGCCTCCCGCTACTCCGTATGTGCCATCGAGCCTCACCCCGAGCTGCCGCTCGTCGCCGTCGGCACCGGCCGCTACGACGGCTCGTGGGACTTTCAGGGACAGCTGCTCCTGCTGCACCTGGAGACCGGGCGCGTGACGAACCTGCTGAGCAAGAGCCGCCAAGTGCGCCACCTGCGCTGGCTGGAGGACGGCAGGCTCGCGATGCTGCTCTCCCCCGAGGACAAGGACGGCGGCTTCCGCAAGGGCTTCGAGCTGGCCGTCGCGGTGGACGACTGGCTGTCTGCTCCGGCCGGTCTGGTCGACCCCGACGACACACGCCATCCGATGGTCGAGAGCGGGCTCCTTTACGACCCGCATGTGGAGAACACCCTCGCGCGGCTGACGGAGGGCCGGTGGCGGCGGCGGGCGGAGGTGCGGGACCTGGCGGTGCTGGCCGACGGCCGGGTGCTCGCCACCGGCCGGCACACGGACCTCGAATGCTGGGATCCGTCGGGCGCGCTGAAGTGGGCTCTTCCTGCGGACGGGGAGGGGAGCGTCCGGGTCGAGGCGGCCCCTGACGACGAGTCGGCGTGGGTGACGTACCGGGGCTACCGGCGCGACGAGGTGACGGGTCGCCCGGTTGACCGCGCGACCACTGTTCGGCGGATATCGACGGCGGACGGCGGTGCGGTGGACTGCGTGGACGTGCCGTCGGTCCCCGCACTGTGCGCCGCGGACGAAGGCTGGCTTGCCCTGCGCCCGCAAGGGCGCGACGCACACGCCGCTCTGCTGCTCGCCCCCACGCACCAGGAGGCGGCACGCCTCGGTCTCGTCCCCAGCCGCTCCAACTCCCCGGCGCTGCGCGTCAGACACAGCGCCCGTCTGCTGTATGTGGACGGCCCCGGCCCGGACGACGACGCGCCGTGGATCCACGCGATCGATCCTCCAGGCGCCCACGGCCCCGCCACTCTGCGCGCCCTCTTCCCCTTGCGCTGGGACCCGGCGTCCGCACTCCAGCCCTGGTACGGCCCCGCCGTCGAGCTGACACACACCCTCGTCCACGCGGGCCGGTCATACGAACAGGGCGCCGCCTACGTGGAAGCCCGCGAGGGCACGTACGTCGTGAGCCGCCGGCTGCCGGACGGAGAGGCACGCTGGGTGTACGGCACCGACAAGCCGCTCGCCGATCTCGACGGCGACGAGCGGAGGGTGTACGTCGTGTATCTCACCGGTGAGGTGGAGACCCTGGACACGGCGACGGGCGAGGTGCGAGCCCGGCACACCCTGCGCGCGCACGGCCACCCGGTCACGCCGGTGTCCGCCGCGTACCGGGCGGAGCAACAGCGGCTGGTCGTGGGGACGGTGGACGGGCGGATCCTGGACTGCTCGGTCCCGGGTTGACCGGGTCAGTAGAAACCGCCCGCCACTAGACGAGTTGATCCGAAGTGGTCAGCGAAGGGAGTCGGTGACGAATCGTGCCCGCTTCGCGACGGAGGTGAGGGGAAGGTGTACCAGTTCGTAACCGTAGGCGGTGTACGTGGTGACCATTGACTCGTAGGTGCGCTCGGCCTCCTGGTAGGACTGCCTGCGCTCGCTGTCCTGCTTGTAGATCTCCGGCCAGGGGGTGCGATGAACACGCGGTGGTGGTACCGAAACCTCTGCGCGGCAGTGTGAACGTGGTCCGGTACGGGCAGCCCTTCCAGCTTCAGGTAGCCCACGATGTCAGGGACTCCTCGGTCGAAGAGGACGGGTGCCGTCTGTGCTGCGGCGATGCGGTAAGAACGCAGTTCCCAGCAGAGCATCAGTTCGGCGAACAAAGCTGTATCTGCCCAGGGCAGCGCCCGTCCGGCGATTGCGACCTGGTCCTGGATGATGCCGCGCCCTGCCTCATGGGACCGCGCGTAGCCGTGGGTCGGACCGCAGTGGTCGGCGCGCAGCTGGGCGAGTATCTCGCCGTAGTGGTCGGCGTACAGGATCCCTTCGACCACCACGTGATATCCGGCGTCCAGGGCGTAGCGGGCGGTCAGGTCGATCAGGCCGATGTTCGCCGCGCCGGGCCGGTCCCGCTCGCGCAGCACAATCCGGCGGAGGTTGTCCTGGCCGACGAGGGCCAGGCCACAGCCGAAACGGTCGCGGATGCCGGCCGCGACGGACGACTTGCCCGAGGCGCTGTTACCGCGCAGGACGACCAGCCTCGTGTCTTCGGGTACCCACCATCATCCGCGGAGGCTACCGGCAGCCACCGACACCGCCCGCCCGTTGCCGGTGACAAGGCGCGGCGACGGCACCGAACGCATCACCAACGCCACGCTGGACGCGGTGCAACGTCTTCGCCGTTGGGCAGGACCGCGGAGAGCAGCACGATGCGGGTGGCGGGGGTGTCGCGGCGGATGCGGGTGGTGTTCGTCCACGAGGCCGCGAACTGGCGGGACGGTGGAGCGTGCGACCGCTGACCTGGTCACGGCCGGATGGGAGCCGCTCGCCGCCTACCAGGGCGTCCACAACGGCTGGAAGGCTCTCCACGCGGTGTGCGGGCAGATCCGGTATCCGCGGCTCGCCGAGATCCGGTCCGGACAGGTGTGCTGCTCGGGCTGCAACGGATCGGTGCGGGTCAGCGACGAGGAGGCCGCCGAGTTCATGCGCTCCGCCGGCTTCAAACCGCTGGCCCCCTACCCGGGCAGCCAGATGCCGTGGCTGTGTCAGTGCCTGCGGTGCGGCGGCACCGTCAAACCCCGATACACCACCGTGCGCAAGGGCGGCGGATGCGGGAAGTGCGCGCTGGTCGGACGGGTGGCCACGCGGCGGACCAACTTCTCGGTCCAGGCGGTTGCGGAGATGCGCGCCGTCGGCCTCGAGCCGATGGAGCCCTGCCCGGGGACGCTGGCCCGGTGGCGATGCCAGCACGTGTGTGGGCGAGTCGTCTTCCCCACCCATCACCTGGCGAAGTACGGGCGAGGGGTGTGCCGCCAGTGCTCGGGGAAGCCCGCTCGTCGAGCCTCACGAAGCCGCCGCGAGGGTACGCACGCTCGGCTTCACACCCCTGGAGCCGTATCCGGGGCGGCTGGGTACCCCGTGGCGTATGCAGTGTCTGACCTGCGACACCGTGGTGGTCAAGGCCCTCCAGGGGGCGGGAGGTTGCCGCCGGTGCCGCCCCTTCGGCACCAACCACGGCCTTCCGTCCCTGGTATATGTCCTGCACCACCCGCACATGAACGCCGTGAAGATCGGTATCACCAACATCGGCACGACACGGCTCGCCGGGCCCGGCTGGCCGAGGCCCGCCACGACGACGGTGTGGAGGTGATCCGCCTCACCGCGGCCGGACAGGAGATCGACTTCGCCCCAGCCGCCGCACCGCTGCTGCGCCGTCTGCTCGAAGGCGGATGGTGGACCCTGGCCGATCTGGCGAATGCCGCCGGCCTCGCCGTGCCCGATGCAGTTGGCGTCGTGGGTGAGTTGGTGGACGCTCAGGCCGTCTGCGTCCGGGCCGGTCACCAGTGATTGCCGCGCTGGCGCTCGGCACGTACCGGCTGCGGGACGTGGCCACCGCGGCCCGGTACGCCGCCGCGTCAGGAGCCAGCTGGCTGGATACCGCGCCCAACTACCTGCGCGGCCGCGCCCAGACACTCCTCGCTCCCGTCCTCGACGAACACCCACACCTGCAGGTCGCGACGAAGACCGGATTCGTCGCCCCGCAGACCAGCAACGCCGCTTGGGCGGCGGGCATCCTGCCGCCCGGCACACGCCACAGCCTGCGCCCTCGGTACGTCCGGTGGCAGGTGGAACGCAATCGGCACGAACTCGGCCGAGATCGCATCGACACCGTCTTCCTCCACAACCCCGAACGCGTCGGTGAGGCCTCGCTCTACCAGGTCCTGAGGGATGCCTTCGCGGCCCTCGAGCAGGAAGCAGCCGCCGGGCACCTTGTCTCGTACGGCGTCGCGACCTGGACCGGCTTCCACGACCGGCTGTTCACCGTCGCCGACCTCGACCGCCTCGCCACCGAAGCGGCCGGGAGTCCGCAACATCATCTCAAGGCCATCCAGCTGCCGGTCAGCCTCGTGATGGACTCGGCGCTCGCCGCGGCGCTGGACGGGCACGGCCCGATCGCCAACGCTACCGCCCGGCGATGGGACGTACACGCCTCTGCGCCCCTGCACGGCGGAGAGCTGTCAGCCCTGGCCACCGCCGAACTCGCGGCCCTGCTCCACCCCTCGCTGAGCATCGCCCAGGCCTGCCTCCTGGCCGTCGCTTCCTGCCCCGGCGTCCCAAAAGTGCTGCTGTCCGCCTCCACTCCGGCACACTGGGACGCCGCTCGCGCAGCCCTCGACGAGCAGCCCCTGCCCGCCGAGACCGTGCGGAAGGCCCTCGATGTACTCGCCCCCCACCACCCCGACTGACGAACAGCGCGCCCTGACCGCCCAGTCGGCCGCCGCCGACGCCCTCGGCATCACGGTCACCGGTCCCCGCCAGTGGGGCTACCAGGGCCGTACCCTCGGCCAGCAGGCCCACCACCTTGCCCACGGGGCCTGCTGGCTGCGTCTCATCTCTGCCCCGGCCGGCCAGGCGAACGGAAAACTCTGGGACGGCACCGAAGAGGCCGCCGCCGCGTTCCCCACCGTGCGCAAACCCGCCCTCCATGCCCTCCACGACCTGCACCACGGCGGCCTTGTCTTCCGCGCCGAGCTGTCGGAGTTCATCGCCAGCCCGACCTGCTCGCCCGAGCCCGTCCTGCGCACCG
This genomic interval from Streptomyces dengpaensis contains the following:
- a CDS encoding SpoIIE family protein phosphatase — encoded protein: MPNDDVLALVDEGGRVVEWTRPAEELFGWSAEQAVGRSVTALLREPATDGEQRRERLPDTSAIQVKPMLHGTSVLWQVRAAEGTAPGRNTPEHKVSGWDVPGQVLSILEAVFAHSPVGLLVLDDRLRVVRTSSAAGGLCDTSAGQAGHLAGRHFTEACAFEDAQEEAVVARRVLGSGKPEVNRTVRVLRAPGGPRSRTASVSYFRLADSHGDAIGVVVAYMVDVSERENAQHRLALLEAVRTRVGHRLNVMHVCQELVEAVMPAFADVADVEVIEDVVRGEDPPPSPVQPDLPLRRAAFRGDIGSHPAAVVRPLPAGTPFSHVLSDLRPRLIPLEKNSSWQAADPERADIIERSGAHSLIVAPLAMHGQTLGVVSFYRGRQQDPFEQDDITVACAVCAHAALCINNARLFMREWMIASTVQRRLLPQHPAAQATVEIAPLHHADPQGGSAWFDTIALPGARTALIVGNVAGQGIAAAVTMGLLRTALHTLAALDLEPDELLARLSDTAARLVAARASLPPTDPLNREPLTAGCIIAIYDPVDLTCTIARSGLPEPIVILPDGTPADLSVPPGPPLAEADNAPFPATTVSISEGTTLAMGTATLADQLLAPSGPLRPLLHRTPATPLPHIRDTLADALTHNHPTGETLLLLARTKALPADQVLTCDLPADPEAAPIARAATRRQLDAWKVDGETAFTTELIVSEFVGNAVRYGTPPLRLRLLHHQKLTCEVTDTAASAPQVKHARTIDETGRGLHIVATLADQWGTRYQPQRKTVWAEQPTGASAAPP
- a CDS encoding aldo/keto reductase, giving the protein MIAALALGTYRLRDVATAARYAAASGASWLDTAPNYLRGRAQTLLAPVLDEHPHLQVATKTGFVAPQTSNAAWAAGILPPGTRHSLRPRYVRWQVERNRHELGRDRIDTVFLHNPERVGEASLYQVLRDAFAALEQEAAAGHLVSYGVATWTGFHDRLFTVADLDRLATEAAGSPQHHLKAIQLPVSLVMDSALAAALDGHGPIANATARRWDVHASAPLHGGELSALATAELAALLHPSLSIAQACLLAVASCPGVPKVLLSASTPAHWDAARAALDEQPLPAETVRKALDVLAPHHPD